cagacggcttcgaagagattctggaccaccatccggcgtctcaggagggggaagcagtgcaccgtaaacactgtgtacggtggggacggtgcactgctgacctcgactcgggacgttgtggatcggtggaaggaatacttcgaagacctcctcaatcccaccgacacgccttccggtaaggaagcagggcctggggactcgggtgtgggctctcctatctctggggctgaggtcgccgaggtggtctaaaagctcctcggtgggaaagccccgggggtggatgagatccgccctgagttcctcaaggccctggatgttgtggggctgtcatggctgacacgactctgcagcatcgcgtggacatcgggggcagtgcctctggattggcagactggggtggtggtccctctttttaagaagggggaccagagggtgtgttccaattacagggggatcacactcctcagcctccctggtaaggtctattcgggggtgctggagaggagggtccgtcggatagtcgaacctcggattcaggaggagcagtgtggttttcgtccgggctgtggaacagtggaccagctctacaccctctgcaggatccttgagggtgcatggggcccaaccagtccacatgtgttttgtggacttggagaaggcattcgaccgtgtccctcagagagtcctgtggggggttctccgggagtatggggtatcggactccctgataagggccgtccgttccctgtatgaccggtgtcagagcttggtccacattgccggcaataagtgggacttgtttccagtgagagttggactccgccagggctgccctttgtcaccgatcctgttcataatttttatggacaggatttctaggtgcagccagggtgtagagggggtccggtttggtgacctcaggattgggtcactgctttttgcagatgatgtggtcctgttggcttcatcagaccgtgacctccaactctcactggatcggttcgcagccgagtgtgaagcggccgggatgagaatcagcacctccaaatccgaggccatggtcctcaaccggaaaagggtggagtgcactctccgggtcggggatgagatcctgccccaagtggaggagttcaagtacctcggggtcttgttcacagtgagggaaggatggagcgtgacatcgacaggcggatcggtgcggcgtctgcagtaatgcggactctgcacagatccgtcgtggtgaagagagagctgagccgaaaggttcctaccctcacctctggtcatgagctttgggttcctaccctcacctctggtcatgagctttgggttcctaccctcacctctggtcatgagctttgggttcctaccctcacctctggtcatgagctttgggttcctaccctcacctctggtcatgagctttgggtcgtgaccaaaagaacaagatcgcgggtacaagcggccgaaatgagcttcctccgtagctGAGCCTTCAAACCAGGAAGTCCAGACTGGAAACATCCGAAAgagtctgggttagggttagggtgcagCTCTGGAACAACAGCGtgtggagaaggaaggaactgaTCCAAAGCATGGTGGAACTGTGactgctgacaggaagtgatccaCAGCGTGGTGGAACTGCGACTGCTGACAGCAGGATGAATTCAAGGGTTCATTATCTGATCTGCTCATATTCAGTCACATGCTTCAAAACTCATTGGACGAAGCGTACGAAAGCAACCAAAGAGTGTTTAAGGCAAAGAAGTGGAAGGTTCTGCAGTCACCTGACCTGAATCTGACTGAGCTTCACCTGCTGAAGACCGAACACAAGGGAAGCTGCCCAAAGAAcaagcaggaagtgaagctgcagcagagacctggcagagcaggaagtgaagctgcagcagaaacctggcagagcaggaagtgaagctgcagcagagacctggcaggaagtgaagctgcagcagagacctggaaggaagtgaagctgcagcagagacCTGGAAGGAAGTGAAGCTGCGGCAGAGACCTggcagagcaggaagtgaagctgcagcagagacctggcagagcaggaagtgaagctgcagcagagacctggcaggaagtgaagctgcagcagagacctggcagagcaggaagtgaagctgcagcagagaccttgcagagcaggaagtgaagctgcagcagagaccttgcagagcaggaagtgaagctgcagcagagacctggcaggaagtgaagctgcagcagagacCTGGCAGGAAGTGAAGCCGCAGCAGAGACCTGGCAGGAagtgaagctgcagcagagacctggcagagcaggaagtgaagcaGAAACCAGCATCCAGACTTCAGGCATCGACTGCAAACGATTAAAAAGTGACAATCTGATTTATGATGATGTTGGTTTGTTACTTTTGGTCCCTTAAAAAGATggaagcctaaccctaacccttaaaaagatggaagcctaaccctaacccttaaaaagATGGAAGCCTAACCCTAGCCCTTAAAAAGATgcaagcctaaccctaacccttaaaaagatggaagcttaaccctaacccttaaaaagatggaagcctaaccctaacccttaaaaagatggaagcttaaccctaacccttaaaaagatggaagcctaaccctaacccttaaaaagatggaagcttaaccctaacccttaaaaagatggaagcttaaccctaacccttaaaaagatggaagcttaaccctaacccttaaaaagatggaagcctaaccctaacccttaaaaagATGGAAGCTTAACCCTAGCCCTTAAAAAGATGGAAGCCTAACCCTAGCCCTTAAAAAGATggaagcctaaccctaacccttaaaaagatggaaggcaCATTTACAGAATGCTGTAATTCACCGTTCACCTGGTTTGGATGTAAAtactttcaaattaaaacaaattctGCACTTAAAGCACATCTTGGTGTTGTACAGAGCTGGAACGCTGCGTCAATgtccaaatatatatatatatataatatatatatatattaacattaggctatatatatatataatatatatatatattaacagtatatatatattggttGTGTCACCGCTGCCTCAGcagatcaataaatgtgtgaaacttcaacattaaatgattttgttaaaaaaatgaatcattacTGTCTTCACTTTACaagctggacacacacacacacacacacaaacacacacacacacacacacatactcacatacacacacacacacacacacacacacacacacacacacacacacacacacacacatactcacatacacacacacacacatacacatacacatatatatgtgtgtgtgtatgtgagagagagagtccagAACAGTCAGCGTGGTTCATCAATCATAAACTCAGATAAAGCAGCACTAACATCCAGCAGCAGGGGgcgctatgtgtgtgtgtgtgtgtgtgtgtgtgtgtgtgtgtgtgtgtgtgtgtatgtatgtgtatgtatgtgtgtctcaaCTACATACGTCAGGCtctctgacatcatcagtgtgtgtcaggtgacaaaacagaaggagagaggagacttCCTGGATGTGTGACGAATTAAAAACCAGAGAAAAcgttttaatgtgaaataatcAGCGAAGGGAAGgtaagctaacaggctaacgGGCTGCTAACAGGCTAACCGGCTCCTAACAGGCTGCTAACAAGCTAACAGGCTGCTAACAGGctgctaacaggctaacaggCTCCTAACAGGCTCCTAACAGGCTGCTAACAAGCTGCTAACAAGCTGCTAACGGGCTTCTAACAGGCTAACCGGCTCCTAACAGACTGCTAACAAGCTAACGGGCTGCTAACAGGCTCCTAACAGGctgctaacaggctaacaggCTGCTAACAGGctgctaacaggctaacaggctgctaacaggctaacaggctgctaacaggctaacaggCTGCTAACAAGCTAACGGTCTGCTAAAAGGCTGCTAACAGACTGCTAACGGGCTGCTAACAGGCTAGCAGGCTAAATATATCTgaatattgattattgatccCCAGTATGGAGGatgtattgattattgatcccCAGTATGGAGGatgtattgattattgatcccCAGTATGGAGCatgtattgattattgatcccCAGTATGGAGGatgtattgattattgatcccCAGTATGGAGCATGTCTTGATTATTGATCCCCAGTATGGAGCATGTATTGAATATTGATCCCCAGTATGGAGCATGTATTGAATATTGATCCCCAGTATGGAGCatgtattgattattgattattgatcccCAGTATGGAGCATGTATTGAATATTGATCCCCAGTATGGAGCatgtattgattattgattattgatcccCAGTATGGAGGATGATGAACTTCCGCCAGAGGCTGTGCTGGGTGTGCGTGGCGCTCTTCCTGCTGCTCAGCGTGTTTTTGGTGTATTTCGTGTTTGAGGTGCAGCGCTTCAGTTCTGAGCACGTGCAGAAGGCAGCGAGCGGCTCGTCGGCGCCGCCGGACGTCAGCTGGTCTCAGAGTTTTGGTGCCCGACTGGCTCCGCTTCCTGTGTGGATGTGGGCGTGGCTGTTCCTGCTGCCGTACCTgcagctcttcctcttcctgttctcGTGCACGAGGGCGGACCCTCGCTCTGTTGGGTACTGCgtacttcctgtctgcctcgCGCTGCTCTGCAGCCGCCGCCTAGCCGTCAGCAAGCCGTCCAATCACAGCGGGCCGCTCATAGACACGTAGAGGGGCGGGGCCAACGCGGGACGCACCGCTGACTGgactgtgatgtcacttcctgtgtgccTTTGACAGAATCCTGCTCCGTGATTGCTGGAGCAGCATCAGtactgttgctatggtaaccggTAGCTAAGCTGTTGATCGAGCCAATCGGAGGACAGTATTCTCTGAGACTACTTTTCTGTAATATCATGAGTCACATGACGTAcactgtttccatgacaactttattgtcaataaaatgaaaaaaatcaaataaagtttttacaaagtgaaaaagttttacattagtgtcctcacctgtcctctcacctgtcctctcctaacccctcacctgtcccctcctaacccctcacctgtcccctcctcaccctcacctgtcctctcctaacccctcacctgtcctctcacctgtcctctcctaacccctcacctgtcccctcctaacccctcacctgtcctctcacctgtccccTCCTAacccctcacctgtcctctcctaacctctcacctgtcctctcctaacccctcacctgtcctctcacctgtcctctcctaacccctcacctgtcctctcctaacccctcacctgtcctctcctaacccctcacctgtcctctcacctgtcctctcctaacccctcacctgtcccctcctaacccctcacctgtcctctcctaacctctcacctgtcctctcctaacccctcacctgtcctctcctaacccctcacctgtcctctcctaacccctcacctgtcctctcacctgtccccTCCTAACCTCTCACCTGTCCCCTCCTAACCCCTTACCTGTCCTCTCCTAACCCCTTACCTGTCCTCTCCTAACCCCTTACCTGTCCTCTCCTAACCCCTCACCTGTTCTCTCCTAACCCCTTACCTGTCCCCTCCTAacccctcacctgtcccctcCTAACCCCTTACCTGTCCTCTCCTAacccctcacctgtcccctcctaacccctcacctgtcctctcacttaacccctcacctgtcctctcctaacccctcacctgtcccctcCTAACCCTCACCTGTCCCCTCCTAACCCCTCACCTGTGCTcacctgtcccctcacctgtcctctcctaacccctcacctgtcccctcctaacccctcacctgtcctctcctaaccctcacctgtcccctcctaacccctcacctgtcccctcctaacccctcacct
This genomic interval from Scomber japonicus isolate fScoJap1 chromosome 17, fScoJap1.pri, whole genome shotgun sequence contains the following:
- the tmem251 gene encoding lysosomal enzyme trafficking factor, producing the protein MMNFRQRLCWVCVALFLLLSVFLVYFVFEVQRFSSEHVQKAASGSSAPPDVSWSQSFGARLAPLPVWMWAWLFLLPYLQLFLFLFSCTRADPRSVGYCVLPVCLALLCSRRLAVSKPSNHSGPLIDT